One genomic segment of Myotis daubentonii chromosome 14, mMyoDau2.1, whole genome shotgun sequence includes these proteins:
- the MON1A gene encoding vacuolar fusion protein MON1 homolog A isoform X1, protein MAADMQRKRSSECPHGTLAPADGQSAERAESPTPGLAQGMEPGAGQEGAMFVHARSYEDLTEPENGAAPGESSEEGAGDPPPLPADMRQISQDFSELSTQLTGVARDLQEEMLPGSSEDWAEPPGASGRPATEPPREGAGDGEEEAAEAWRLHQKHVFVLSEAGKPVYSRYGSEEALSSTMGVMVALVSFLEADKNAIRSIHADGYKVVFVRRSPLVLVAVARTRQSAQELTQELLYIYYQILSLLTGAQLSHIFQQKQNYDLRRLLSGSERITDNLLQLMARDPSFLMGAARCLPLAAAVRDAVSASLQQARARSLVFSILLARNQLVALVRRRDQFLHPIDLHLLFNLISSSSSFREGEAWTPVCLPKFNAAGFFHAHISYLEPDADLCLLLVSTDREDFFAVSDCRRRFQERLRRRGAHVALREALRTPYYSVAQVGIPDLRHFLYKSKSSGLFTSPEMEAPYTSEEEQERLLGLYQYLHSRAHNASRPLKTIYYTGPNENLLAWVTGAFELYMCYSPLGTKASAVDAIHKLMRWIRKEEDRLFILTPLTY, encoded by the exons ATGGCTGCTGACATGCAGAGGAAGAGAAGCAGCGAGTGCCCCCACGGCACCTTGGCTCCTGCCGATGGGCAGAGTGCGGAGAGAGCCGAGAGCCCCACCCCGGGGCTGGCCCAGGGAATGGAGCCAG GTGCCGGGCAGGAGGGTGCCATGTTTGTCCACGCCCGTTCCTACGAGGACCTGACTGAGCCGGAGAATGGGGCGGCTCCTGGGGAGAGTTCCGAGGAGGGTGCCGGGGACCCACCCCCACTGCCTGCGGACATGCGCCAGATCAGCCAGGACTTCAGTGAGCTGAGCACCCAGCTGACAGGCGTGGCCCGGGACCTGCAGGAGGAGATGCTGCCAGGAAGCTCCGAGGACTGGGCGGAACCCCCAGGGGCCTCCGGGAGGCCAGCCACAGAGCCCCCCAGGGAGGGCGCCGGagacggggaggaggaggccgcGGAGGCCTGGCGGCTGCACCAGAAGCATGTGTTTGTACTGAGCGAGGCGGGGAAGCCCGTGTACTCCCGCTACGGGTCCGAGGAAGCCCTGTCCAGCACCATGGGGGTCATGGTGGCCCTGGTGTCCTTCCTGGAGGCCGACAAGAACGCCATTCGCTCCATCCATGCGG atggcTACAAGGTCGTGTTCGTGCGCCGGAGCCCCCTAGTGCTGGTGGCGGTGGCGCGCACGCGGCAGTCGGCGCAGGAGCTGACGCAGGAGCTGCTCTACATCTACTACCAGATCCTCAGCCTCCTCACGGGCGCGCAGCTGAGCCACATCTTCCAGCAGAAGCAGAACTACGACCTGCGGCGCCTGCTCTCGGGCTCGGAGCGCATCACCGACAACCTGCTGCAGCTCATGGCGCGGGACCCCAGCTTCCTGATGGGCGCGGCGCGCTGCCTGCCCCTGGCGGCGGCCGTGCGGGACGCGGTGAGCGCCAGCCTGCAGCAGGCCCGCGCGCGCAGCCTGGTCTTCTCCATCCTGCTCGCCCGCAACCAGCTCGTGGCGCTCGTGCGGCGCCGGGACCAGTTCCTGCACCCCATCGACCTGCACCTGCTCTTCAACCTCATCAGCTCCTCCTCGTCCTTCCGCGAGGGCGAGGCCTGGACGCCCGTGTGCCTGCCCAAGTTCAACGCGGCCGGCTTCTTCCACGCGCACATCTCCTACCTGGAGCCCGACGCCGACCTGTGCCTGCTGCTCGTGTCCACAGACCGCGAGGACTTCTTCGCCGTGTCCGACTGCCGCCGCCGGTTCCAGGAGCGCCTGCGGCGGCGCGGGGCCCACGTGGCGCTGCGGGAGGCGCTGCGCACGCCCTACTACAGCGTCGCCCAGGTGGGCATCCCCGACCTGCGCCACTTCCTCTACAAGTCCAAGAGCTCCGGACTCTTCACCAG ccctgaAATGGAGGCCCCGTACACcagtgaggaggagcaggagcggCTGCTGGGCCTCTACCAGTACCTGCACAGCCGAGCCCACAATGCGTCCCGCCCCCTCAAGACCATCTACTACACAGGCCCCAACGAGAACCTCCTGGCCTGG GTGACAGGTGCCTTTGAGCTCTACATGTGCTACAGCCCCCTGGGCACCAAGGCGTCCGCCGTGGACGCCATCCATAAGCTGATGCGCTGGATCCGCAAGGAAGAAGACCGCCTCTTTATCCTGACGCCCCTCACCTACTGA
- the MON1A gene encoding vacuolar fusion protein MON1 homolog A isoform X2, translating to MAADMQRKRSSECPHGTLAPADGQSAERAESPTPGLAQGMEPDGYKVVFVRRSPLVLVAVARTRQSAQELTQELLYIYYQILSLLTGAQLSHIFQQKQNYDLRRLLSGSERITDNLLQLMARDPSFLMGAARCLPLAAAVRDAVSASLQQARARSLVFSILLARNQLVALVRRRDQFLHPIDLHLLFNLISSSSSFREGEAWTPVCLPKFNAAGFFHAHISYLEPDADLCLLLVSTDREDFFAVSDCRRRFQERLRRRGAHVALREALRTPYYSVAQVGIPDLRHFLYKSKSSGLFTSPEMEAPYTSEEEQERLLGLYQYLHSRAHNASRPLKTIYYTGPNENLLAWVTGAFELYMCYSPLGTKASAVDAIHKLMRWIRKEEDRLFILTPLTY from the exons ATGGCTGCTGACATGCAGAGGAAGAGAAGCAGCGAGTGCCCCCACGGCACCTTGGCTCCTGCCGATGGGCAGAGTGCGGAGAGAGCCGAGAGCCCCACCCCGGGGCTGGCCCAGGGAATGGAGCCAG atggcTACAAGGTCGTGTTCGTGCGCCGGAGCCCCCTAGTGCTGGTGGCGGTGGCGCGCACGCGGCAGTCGGCGCAGGAGCTGACGCAGGAGCTGCTCTACATCTACTACCAGATCCTCAGCCTCCTCACGGGCGCGCAGCTGAGCCACATCTTCCAGCAGAAGCAGAACTACGACCTGCGGCGCCTGCTCTCGGGCTCGGAGCGCATCACCGACAACCTGCTGCAGCTCATGGCGCGGGACCCCAGCTTCCTGATGGGCGCGGCGCGCTGCCTGCCCCTGGCGGCGGCCGTGCGGGACGCGGTGAGCGCCAGCCTGCAGCAGGCCCGCGCGCGCAGCCTGGTCTTCTCCATCCTGCTCGCCCGCAACCAGCTCGTGGCGCTCGTGCGGCGCCGGGACCAGTTCCTGCACCCCATCGACCTGCACCTGCTCTTCAACCTCATCAGCTCCTCCTCGTCCTTCCGCGAGGGCGAGGCCTGGACGCCCGTGTGCCTGCCCAAGTTCAACGCGGCCGGCTTCTTCCACGCGCACATCTCCTACCTGGAGCCCGACGCCGACCTGTGCCTGCTGCTCGTGTCCACAGACCGCGAGGACTTCTTCGCCGTGTCCGACTGCCGCCGCCGGTTCCAGGAGCGCCTGCGGCGGCGCGGGGCCCACGTGGCGCTGCGGGAGGCGCTGCGCACGCCCTACTACAGCGTCGCCCAGGTGGGCATCCCCGACCTGCGCCACTTCCTCTACAAGTCCAAGAGCTCCGGACTCTTCACCAG ccctgaAATGGAGGCCCCGTACACcagtgaggaggagcaggagcggCTGCTGGGCCTCTACCAGTACCTGCACAGCCGAGCCCACAATGCGTCCCGCCCCCTCAAGACCATCTACTACACAGGCCCCAACGAGAACCTCCTGGCCTGG GTGACAGGTGCCTTTGAGCTCTACATGTGCTACAGCCCCCTGGGCACCAAGGCGTCCGCCGTGGACGCCATCCATAAGCTGATGCGCTGGATCCGCAAGGAAGAAGACCGCCTCTTTATCCTGACGCCCCTCACCTACTGA